A segment of the Corylus avellana chromosome ca2, CavTom2PMs-1.0 genome:
TTAAAGAGTCTAGTCCCATTATAATTCCATCTACCACATTCTTTAATGGGTTTAGTGGAGatttactgaaaaaaaaataataaaaaaaaaaaatcagtttataTAGCTCATTGGGAGAGCAGTTGGATAGGCCTCCTTATGAATGCATGTGACACCTGTTGTAAAGTTAACTTAAATATCATTTACTTTTGGCTGTAACATATGGATTAATTATAAATGACATATGACACATATGCcacatttatttacttttttattttttttggtgtggtTCTCAGACAATTTAGCTACCCTTTGGAGACGTATTTACTGTTATTTAAAGAGGCATGTTATACGATCATCTTtaaaccatctttttttttttttcttttttttttttttacaaattcaatggatcaatcattaaatttttggACTTATGTGGAAgacacacaaattcaatggtggattcatTCATTTACTatgaaaatagttaaaaaatggttaaagaaGAATGAATTCTATAATCACTCTTATCTAAATTAAACACAATTACGGGtgtttaataatttattcaaaatagGGAATAACGGGGTGGAATCaaatatttagaattgattCTATTATaattccttctctttctttttttgaacaaaattcTATTATAACTCTCATTCCTTGACAAGAGAGCGACAAATAAATAAGGTAACAATTCTGATTAAGGATCcttgacctacctataaataaagtTGATATATTTCATCAATTGGGCACCAATAGACACAGGTCAAAAGatatctctttctttgttttagttttctGTTGCCAATTCACTTGAGTAAACATGACTGGAGGTAATTCTGAATCCTAATTTCCGCTGCGTATTATAGCATGAACATTTTGATCCATGTGAATATGGGTGGATTGCTTATCTTTCAATATAGAGTGAGCTGCCTCTTATGACCATGGTGATAGAAGGTAGCTCAACCTCTCTTTCCAACAAATCTGTTTGTTTTCTATTCTGAGATCCAATCATGCCCTCCTTTGGATCCAAGAAATGCCCCCCATTTGGTCTCCATCGACTAGAGTAGCACCACTCATTGCTTGGGATGCACTTCTTCTTCTGGGTAGAGTCCAAATTAagtaaacaaacaaagaaaaagataacaCATAAGAATGTGGAAAAATTTGGCTTATACATATATTTGGTTCAtccaaaaaatggaagaaaaataaatacaatcaTGGCTTATTTTATAAGAGAGGAAATTAACCCTAACATAGAGAGTTGGGCAGGAAAGACTTGTTGTACAAGAGAGGTAAGTGGAGGAAGGAGCCCACTGTAGAAACTTGAACAGGATGAATACTTCCCACAAAGAAAGTGATAGTAGGTTCAACTCAACCAACTTCATTTGGTGATTGTACTTGCAACGTACTATTTTgtaaaaacttcattttcaagtttttctCAAGATATAGTTTTGTgtcttttaagggaaaaaaaaaattgttaaaaaaagaaagtattttttACCAAATCAATCCATTTTCACATGAcacagttttttttatttttttatttttattattattaaaaacattttttaaactctctaacgcaatctcaaacaagtttttattctttttggatGGACAAGTATAGTTATTCTATTGGTTTTAGGCCCATAATGAGCTAGATCCATTTGTAGACACTTGAAGAAACTCGTACTCgcaccttatatatatatatattaatatatatatatatatatatatatatatatataaatggagTTAGCTCATGATTATTGGTTTAAGAATTAGGGTAAAGAGTACCATACTCCTTTCATACATAGAATAGCCATTGAAAGAGCTTTTTAGCAAGACTCTTCaatacaatctcaaataggcttAAAAGACACATGtttccaaaataattaattgggtTAAATACATTCTTGCCTCATGtgatttaacaactttattttttttttcacctaggtttcaatttgtatcgTAGATCTACAATGATACCTCACTTATGGCTAAAAATTGAGATAGTACATCCGTCTAACTTCAGTCCATAAATTGACAGAAATTCACATCAATATCCCTTCAAAAACTAACATGTGTCCCTATATATAcctcattaaaaataaaataaaaaattttaaaactaaaatgattaaaaacattttttttaaaaaaacgtattgtttttatgaataattaaaACATGCCATGAAGAAATGAAGGGCATAAGTTTTAGTTTATTTCTAACATGAACTTCACAATTGAGAGTTGAGTCCTATTAATAAAATAGCCGCACGTCCAAACATACCCATCAGGtggagctctctctctctctctctctctctctctctctctctctctctctaccaaACAGGCTTACATGTAGCTTGACTTTTTGATACGTAAAATAATTGTAGCTTGATAGCAAAGCCACTGCTGTGCTGCCTAcccattataatttataacaaacCTATTCTGCTTCCAACCCCTGCAATATTTCCCTCACCCACCATTTTTatatcttcttctctctctctctctctgcagcCTGTTGATGAAGAAATGAAAGATAGATTAATGGAGAGGCTTGTTATTCTTCCCTTCTCTGTTGGGTGTATCTCCGAAGCTAGTGTTGCCGTTTCTGTTCAGCAGCCCAGAAGATCCAAAGCAGACGCTAAActaagtctctctctctctctctctctctcattcttatTCTCTCAGAGgcttatttgatttgatttgattttgtttgtgatTTTGCGAAGGaagtaaagaagaagatgagttaGAAAGCTTGTCAGGTGAAAGCATGAAGAACTCGTTCGGGTTCATGGTGGCTCCAAAGCCTAATATAACCACTGGGATTCATAGGCTCGTCAAGGGCTTCAAGAACATCTCCCAATTATTTGGTACGTgggttaattaaataaatatcttctctttttttcttttttcttttttttttttacgtagaaatattaattaaatgattatattagtatttttttttattattttaaaattttagaataagTTAAATAGTTTTATatgatattaaaagaaaaagtcttGTATTCAAACcatttcattaaatattttgtgtgttaattaaatttacaattttctattaattaacATAATCTTTTAGATTTAACCATATGAAACTTGCCAACAATTGTCAAAGTGCTTGATTTTACTACAAAAACAGTTAGAAATGCACTACAATCTATGTACGTGAATCTTATTACTAACCACCATAgccttaaattttgaattttccacTTGTATCCCATTGAAACTATAAAGGCGTCAAAAATAAATTGTACCAGCTAGGTTGAACGGAAATGTTgatttgggtttgcgattttaaaaaatacgatttgaaaacgtgattttttaaatcacaagtAAGCGTTTgacaaaatcacaatttagtctttaaaattgtgcgttttcaaaaaaatacccaattgtttgcgatttgaaaacgtaaattttcttcgttttcaaatcacaatttttttaaaatgcaattccaaatgATTAAGTctgtaattttgtttaaattgtcttcgttttcaaatcacaattttttaaaaatgcaattccaaatgattaagtcaaattttgtttaaattgcattttttgtctacaatattGCAATATTAAACACGCTCTTTACTAATCATGCTATGCCATTAATATTGTATCAAACTAATTAATTCGTTGTAAATTAAATATGTAcatgatatatatgatcacTATGagtctatgatttttttttttttttttttttgtgtgtgtttcttAGTGTACAAGGAAGATATGGAAGaaatggagatggagatggagatggagatggaaaTAGGGTGTCCAACAGATGTGAAGCATGTGACTCACATAGGATGGGATGGTTGTGCAAGTGCAAGTGCAACAGCCAGCAGCCCTATGGAGGGGTGGGATAATCTCATTACTCCTGATCACTTGCTCTCTCTCCCATCACCTTCATTGGAGCACTTTCACCTTTCCAGGCCTGCACATGCTCACCATCCAACTACTCTTCTTGATGCTACCACTTAAATTTTTCTATGAATATTAATACCAATGTTGTTAATATTGATcatatttgagtttttttttgtttttgtttttgtttttgttttttttataaataggtATACATATGTATTTAAAACTCTCTAAACCTCTTTTCCATGTACTTTTAAAGCCTCCAGGGTGGTTGCTTTCAAGATTTACTGCTGTAATGAATGTTTTTCTAATTATGTGGCCTATATTTCACATATAATACCAGACTTTCTTGGGTCCATTAATTTCAAATATGCATTTATCACAAAAAAAGTTTATACTTTTTGATAGAATAGGATCATTTCCAGTTCATTTAAACTAAAAAGTATcaagttagttatattggaggggtacttttgtcttttcattttttgagtaGACAAAAATACATGTAATTCCTTTTTGACGGGATTGATGAATAGAAGGCCTATCCCATTAAggtgtccttaaaaaaaataataataataataagaaagaccatcaagggtggtggttcaatggcccaagaaaattttcaagtggtCAAGGCATGTACTAGGGAGTGGTTTGTATAACGCCCCCAAATCTAGCATTGACTAGTCCAGTAAGGTTACTGACAATTACCCCAGTTTAACCAACTGGACGCTAAATGAGAAATCACCcttctaagcattatcagagttaatgcataggaaggtgaaataaatttgagaagtaTATTAATCATTACAGATACAAGTATAATCATCAATGAAAAGACACAGAGCAACTAACAATAACTTAAGCAAACCTGATATAAGTGTAAAGATCTTTCTTAAGCAAGGTCCATAGTGGCAACT
Coding sequences within it:
- the LOC132172355 gene encoding CRIB domain-containing protein RIC4 yields the protein MKDRLMERLVILPFSVGCISEASVAVSVQQPRRSKADAKLRSKEEDELESLSGESMKNSFGFMVAPKPNITTGIHRLVKGFKNISQLFVYKEDMEEMEMEMEMEMEIGCPTDVKHVTHIGWDGCASASATASSPMEGWDNLITPDHLLSLPSPSLEHFHLSRPAHAHHPTTLLDATT